The following coding sequences lie in one Longimicrobium sp. genomic window:
- a CDS encoding adenylosuccinate synthetase encodes MPRRIVLLSGHVATGKSDVAAALDERFGVRLFKTREVIHQLKKVEPERGALQRAGEALDRETKGAWVATELRRFIDTMGPEGAESIVVVDAVRIRAQCDAVRRAYGSRVMHVHLTASKAVREERFGSREGEVQELASYDAVLENRTEQQADTLNDIADIVVNTERNTIADVVVRIASRIGLYGRGLDRTVDVLVGGQWGSEGKGNVVGYLAPEYDVLVRVGGPNAGHQVYQEPVPDTFYHLPSGTNRAPHTEIVLGPGATLEPVRLLEEINKAHLDPSRLRIDPHAMIIEPGDLAEEARRLTGSIGSTGQGVGAATARKVLRTGAKRKVRLAKDFPGLKPFLRPTLDVLDRAYAAGKRIFLEGTQGTGLSLHHGEYPYVTSRDTTVSGCLADAGIAPTRVRRIVMVSRSYPIRVQDPPGGTSGHMPIELDWKTVANRAGLDAAELKAREKTTTTKRDRRVAEFDWTLLRRAATLNGPTDIALSFTDHLDAANRAARRFDQLVPDTIQFVEEIERVAGAPVSLIVTRFDYRNIIDRRQW; translated from the coding sequence GTGCCACGCAGAATCGTACTGCTCTCAGGGCACGTCGCTACCGGAAAGTCCGACGTCGCTGCGGCCCTAGACGAGCGTTTTGGGGTTCGCCTCTTCAAGACCCGAGAGGTGATTCATCAATTGAAGAAGGTGGAGCCGGAACGTGGTGCGCTTCAAAGGGCGGGGGAGGCGTTAGATCGGGAGACCAAGGGAGCGTGGGTCGCAACCGAGTTGCGCCGCTTCATTGACACGATGGGTCCAGAGGGCGCGGAGTCGATAGTCGTTGTGGATGCGGTCCGGATACGGGCCCAATGCGACGCAGTGCGGCGCGCCTATGGGTCAAGGGTGATGCATGTGCACCTCACTGCGTCCAAGGCTGTGCGCGAGGAGCGGTTTGGGTCCCGCGAGGGCGAGGTGCAGGAGCTTGCGAGCTACGATGCTGTCCTTGAGAACCGAACGGAGCAACAGGCGGACACACTCAACGACATCGCGGATATCGTGGTGAACACGGAGCGTAACACGATCGCCGATGTAGTCGTGCGGATCGCGAGCCGAATTGGTCTCTACGGGCGAGGCCTCGACCGGACTGTTGATGTTCTCGTAGGTGGGCAGTGGGGCAGTGAGGGAAAGGGGAACGTCGTCGGTTATCTTGCTCCCGAGTACGACGTTCTGGTGCGGGTGGGTGGTCCGAATGCGGGCCATCAAGTTTATCAGGAACCGGTGCCGGACACATTTTACCACCTCCCTTCCGGGACCAACCGAGCGCCGCATACCGAGATAGTTCTTGGACCTGGGGCGACGCTTGAGCCCGTGCGCCTCCTCGAGGAGATAAATAAAGCGCATTTGGACCCGAGTCGGTTACGCATTGACCCGCATGCGATGATCATCGAACCTGGCGACCTAGCAGAGGAGGCTCGGCGCCTCACTGGCTCGATCGGCTCCACGGGTCAGGGTGTCGGTGCGGCTACTGCGCGCAAGGTTCTCAGAACCGGAGCGAAGCGGAAGGTGCGGCTCGCTAAGGACTTTCCCGGCCTGAAGCCGTTCTTGCGCCCGACGCTCGACGTACTTGATCGCGCGTATGCGGCTGGCAAGCGGATTTTCCTGGAGGGCACGCAGGGGACTGGTCTCAGCCTTCATCACGGCGAGTACCCTTATGTCACATCCCGCGATACCACAGTGAGTGGATGCCTCGCCGACGCTGGAATTGCTCCAACGAGGGTCCGCCGGATCGTGATGGTCTCTCGGAGCTATCCTATCCGCGTGCAGGACCCGCCCGGTGGAACCTCTGGGCACATGCCAATCGAACTTGACTGGAAGACGGTAGCGAATCGCGCGGGCCTAGACGCTGCCGAACTCAAGGCGCGTGAGAAGACGACGACGACAAAGCGCGATCGGCGTGTGGCTGAGTTCGACTGGACCTTGCTCCGGCGAGCAGCGACACTTAACGGTCCTACTGATATCGCGCTGAGCTTCACCGACCACCTTGACGCGGCGAATCGGGCAGCGCGACGCTTTGACCAACTAGTCCCGGATACTATCCAGTTTGTGGAGGAGATCGAGCGCGTAGCGGGGGCGCCGGTCTCCCTCATTGTGACCCGGTTCGACTACCGGAATATTATCGACCGTCGCCAATGGTGA
- a CDS encoding tetratricopeptide repeat protein has translation MLDDVDGALGLTLWRALRAVWTWVDTPPDRRGGLSQEPTREVRERLAYAAIEAPELADAFGTFALLARAADVLNGAQLAEACHAVHNWAEGRGITETAVHFAEAAAHADEEDASRANVAGRTCRRAALNERSAAWYVRAFRLSVRAHNRVEAIRALLGYGALLTELGRHREARVVFQRAARRAERTGRRRQAAEAYHDLLTIAAEIGTIPEAAAHLRQAIRLYPLRHPALPALAHDWAWLLVRLHHYSAALPLLDLATTGTPRPAVETVMLATLARAAAGAGQVARFEEVEGRVLRLAGLHDEFAPAAFIHLAEAARAFRDWSKAERYANAAREAAQRREHALVLSDSVVLLARIALREPSPREELVPEPELVRGLTRRLAARLRKWKDIESS, from the coding sequence GTGCTCGATGACGTCGATGGCGCGCTGGGGCTCACGCTCTGGCGCGCCTTGCGCGCGGTATGGACGTGGGTGGACACTCCCCCGGACCGGCGAGGCGGCCTGTCCCAGGAGCCCACGCGCGAGGTCCGCGAGCGGTTGGCCTACGCAGCGATCGAGGCCCCGGAGCTTGCAGACGCGTTTGGCACGTTTGCGCTGCTCGCGCGAGCGGCGGACGTGCTCAATGGAGCACAACTGGCTGAGGCGTGCCACGCCGTCCACAATTGGGCGGAGGGGCGCGGGATCACGGAAACCGCGGTGCACTTCGCCGAGGCCGCCGCCCATGCAGACGAGGAAGACGCGTCGCGTGCGAACGTGGCGGGCCGGACCTGCCGGCGCGCCGCGCTCAACGAACGATCAGCAGCCTGGTACGTCCGCGCCTTCCGGCTCTCCGTGCGCGCTCACAATCGGGTCGAAGCCATTCGTGCGCTGTTGGGCTACGGCGCACTCCTGACGGAGCTCGGACGCCACCGTGAAGCCCGCGTCGTTTTCCAGCGTGCAGCTCGCCGGGCCGAGAGGACCGGCCGGCGGCGTCAGGCGGCCGAGGCCTACCACGATCTTCTCACGATCGCGGCGGAGATCGGCACCATTCCGGAGGCCGCTGCACATCTTCGCCAGGCGATTCGACTGTACCCTTTGCGGCACCCGGCGCTCCCTGCGCTGGCGCACGACTGGGCGTGGCTCCTCGTGCGGCTTCATCATTACTCCGCCGCGCTGCCGCTGCTCGATCTGGCGACGACAGGCACTCCGCGCCCCGCCGTCGAAACGGTCATGCTGGCGACACTCGCCAGAGCAGCCGCTGGTGCCGGGCAGGTGGCGCGCTTCGAGGAAGTCGAAGGGCGCGTGCTACGGCTGGCCGGCTTGCACGACGAGTTCGCTCCCGCCGCCTTCATCCACCTGGCGGAAGCGGCGAGAGCATTTCGCGACTGGAGCAAGGCAGAGCGCTACGCGAACGCTGCACGTGAAGCTGCGCAGCGGCGCGAACACGCTCTGGTACTGAGTGACTCGGTGGTGCTGCTCGCGCGGATCGCACTTCGAGAGCCCTCTCCGCGGGAGGAACTGGTCCCGGAGCCGGAGCTCGTCCGTGGGTTGACTCGGCGGTTGGCTGCACGGCTCCGGAAATGGAAGGACATCGAATCCAGCTGA